The following coding sequences lie in one Salmo salar chromosome ssa13, Ssal_v3.1, whole genome shotgun sequence genomic window:
- the ccdc22 gene encoding coiled-coil domain-containing protein 22 isoform X4 — translation MFLVEKLPRESAEALDQPAGKSVLLQKLIAAQIKAQLALPWLPPSCRLPLLCKTQIIKEAGFQGWSVKVNPGPSHSFHSQPLSVLHCLKVPGKKQLKGKPQNTQGPLICNDKENDYHREFLPPVTAQPSQHASVPASLLELHAGELSAAQEWQNEWNSQGLLSRLTPEEYRSRKRSRLQKRIEEQLRTAAQPHSDTLGAHRSGSDLTELLQSFGGSSLGGDILAKGTRFTHTEKFTFTQEPAKASQQMAAAASSLPSSHQSEEELQARQQEELASLQQQLQQLSLSLEEVGGDMRQLTVSILQVSDELKQKELSKAEKEDSVRVKKQTIDLMPDAENNLAKLQALVEGSAKRVVNLAAQWEKRRAPLIDEHRRLKELCSNQEIESSRKLSEIKELHNKIRQSAEESKKKEALYKQLITEFENLPKDVSRSAYTARILEIVGNIRKQKEEITKILSDTKELQKEINNLTGKLDRTFAVTDELVFKDAKKDESVRKSYKYLAALHENCTQLIQTIEDTGTIMREIRDLEEQIETENGKKTVSNLEKILEDYKAIRQENSALAAKIREA, via the exons ATGTTCCTGGTGGAGAAGCTGCCCAGAGAAAGTGCTGAGGCCTTGGACCAACCAGCAG GTAAATCGGTCCTCCTCCAGAAATTGATAGCTGCCCAGATCAAAGCTCAGCTGGCCTTGCCTTGGCTCCCTCCATCTTGCAGACTACCCCTCCTATGTAAAACACAG ATCATAAAGGAAGCTGGATTTCAAGGCTGGTCGGTGAAAGTA AACCCAGGACCGTCCCACAGTTTCCACTCTCAGCCCCTTAGTGTACTGCACTGCCTCAAAGTGCCTGGGAAAAAGCAATTGAAAGGTAAACCCCAGAATACACAGGGCCCTCTGATATGCAATGACA AGGAAAATGACTACCACAGGGAATTTCTTCCCCCTGTGACTGCTCAGCCGTCACAGCATGCCTCAGTGCCGGCCTCCCTGCTGGAGCTGCATGCAGGGGAGCTTAGTGCCGCCCAGGAGTGGCAAAATGAGTGGAACAGCCAAGGCCTTCTTTCCCGCCTCACACCTGAG GAATATCGCTCCAGGAAGCGTTCCCGTCTGCAGAAGCGGATCGAAGAGCAGCTGCGCACTGCGGCCCAGCCTCACTCGGACACCCTCGGTGCCCACAGGTCGGGCTCTGATCTCACAGAGCTACTGCAGTCCTTTGGGGGCTCCTCCCTCGGTGGTGACATCCTCGCCAAGGGCACCCGCTTCACTCACACTGAGAAATTCACTTTCACACAG gagcCTGCGAAAGCCTCCCAGCAGATGGCAGCAGCGGCCAGCTCCCTTCCCAGCTCGCATCAGTCAGAGGAGGAACTGCAGGCCCGACAGCAGGAGGAGCTGGCCTCCCTGCAGCAGCAGCTACAGCAGCTCTCCCTCAGCCTAGAGGAGGTGGGCGGAGACATGAGGCAGCTCACCGTATCCATACTTCAG GTGTCAGATGAGCTGAAGCAGAAAGAGCTGAGCAAGGCGGAGAAGGAGGACTCTGTGCGGGTGAAGAAGCAGACCATTGACCTGATGCCGGACGCAGAGAACAACCTGGCCAAGCTGCAGGCCCTGGTGGAGGGAAGTGCCAAGCGAGTGGTCAACCTTGCCGCGCAGTGGGAGAAACGCAGAGCTCCGCTCATCGATGAGCACCGCAGGCTCAAGGAGCTCTGCAGCAACCAAGAG ATTGAGTCCTCCAGAAAGCTATCTGAAATCAAAGAGCTTCACAACAAAATCCGTCAATCTGCGGAGGAGTCCAAGAAGAAGGAGGCACTGTATAAACAACTG ATAACAGAGTTTGAGAATCTCCCCAAAGATGTCTCCCGCTCAGCATACACTGCGAGGATCCTGGAGATCGTTGGCAATATCAGGAAACAGAAGGAAGAAATTACGAAG ATTCTGTCTGACACTAAGGAGCTGCAGAAAGAGATTAACAATCTGACTGGAAAACTGGACCGAACGTTCGCTGTGACTGATGAGCTGGTCTTCAAG GATGCGAAGAAAGACGAATCTGTCCGCAAATCCTACAAGTACCTGGCAGCCTTACATGAG AACTGCACTCAGTTGATCCAAACTATTGAGGACACAGGCACAATCATgagagagatcagagacctggaggaacAG ATTGAAACTGAAAATGGTAAGAAGACTGTAAGCAACCTGGAGAAGATCCTGGAGGACTACAAAGCCATTCGCCAGGAGAACTCTGCTCTGGCTGCCAAGATCAGAGAGGCCTGA